One region of Bubalus kerabau isolate K-KA32 ecotype Philippines breed swamp buffalo chromosome 6, PCC_UOA_SB_1v2, whole genome shotgun sequence genomic DNA includes:
- the PSMA5 gene encoding proteasome subunit alpha type-5 isoform X2, whose translation MFLTRSEYDRGVNTFSPEGRLFQVEYAIEAIKLGSTAIGIQTSEGVCLAVEKRITSPLMEPSSIEKIVEIDAHIGCAMSGLIADAKTLIDKARVETQNHWFTYNETMTVESVTQAVSNLALQFGEEDADPGAMSRPFGVALLFGGVDEKGPQLFHMDPSGTFVQCDARAIGSASEGAQSSLQEVYHKVVHTGMSACNNPS comes from the exons ATGTTTCTCACCCGGTCTGAGTACGACAG gggTGTGAATACTTTTTCTCCTGAAGGAAGATTATTTCAAGTTGAATATGCCATTGAGGCTATCAAG CTTGGTTCCACAGCCATTGGGATCCAGACATCAGAGGGTGTATGCCTAGCTGTGGAGAAGAGAATTACCTCTCCACTCATGGAGCCCAGCAGCATTGAGAAAATTGTAGAGATTGATGCTCACATAG GTTGTGCCATGAGTGGGCTAATTGCTGATGCTAAGACTTTAATTGATAAAGCCAGAGTGGAGACACAG AACCATTGGTTCACCTACAATGAGACCATGACTGTGGAGAGTGTGACTCAGGCTGTGTCGAATCTGGCGCTCCAGTTTGGAGAAGAAGATGCAGACCCAGGTGCCATG TCCCGTCCCTTTGGAGTAGCACTGTTATTTGGAGGAGTTGATGAAAAAGGACCCCAACT GTTTCACATGGACCCATCTGGAACCTTTGTACAGTGTGATGCTCGAGCAATTGGCTCTGCTTCAGAGGGTGCCCAGAGCTCCTTGCAAGAAGTTTACCACAAG GTGGTTCACACAGGGATGTCTGCTTGTAACAACCCTTCATAG
- the PSMA5 gene encoding proteasome subunit alpha type-5 isoform X1, protein MFLTRSEYDRGVNTFSPEGRLFQVEYAIEAIKLGSTAIGIQTSEGVCLAVEKRITSPLMEPSSIEKIVEIDAHIGCAMSGLIADAKTLIDKARVETQNHWFTYNETMTVESVTQAVSNLALQFGEEDADPGAMSRPFGVALLFGGVDEKGPQLFHMDPSGTFVQCDARAIGSASEGAQSSLQEVYHKSMTLKEAIKSSLIILKQVMEEKLNATNIELATVQPGQNFHMFTKEELEEVIKDI, encoded by the exons ATGTTTCTCACCCGGTCTGAGTACGACAG gggTGTGAATACTTTTTCTCCTGAAGGAAGATTATTTCAAGTTGAATATGCCATTGAGGCTATCAAG CTTGGTTCCACAGCCATTGGGATCCAGACATCAGAGGGTGTATGCCTAGCTGTGGAGAAGAGAATTACCTCTCCACTCATGGAGCCCAGCAGCATTGAGAAAATTGTAGAGATTGATGCTCACATAG GTTGTGCCATGAGTGGGCTAATTGCTGATGCTAAGACTTTAATTGATAAAGCCAGAGTGGAGACACAG AACCATTGGTTCACCTACAATGAGACCATGACTGTGGAGAGTGTGACTCAGGCTGTGTCGAATCTGGCGCTCCAGTTTGGAGAAGAAGATGCAGACCCAGGTGCCATG TCCCGTCCCTTTGGAGTAGCACTGTTATTTGGAGGAGTTGATGAAAAAGGACCCCAACT GTTTCACATGGACCCATCTGGAACCTTTGTACAGTGTGATGCTCGAGCAATTGGCTCTGCTTCAGAGGGTGCCCAGAGCTCCTTGCAAGAAGTTTACCACAAG TCTATGACACTGAAAGAAGCCATCAAGTCTTCACTCATAATCCTCAAACAAGTAATGGAGGAGAAGCTGAATGCAACTAACATAGAg CTAGCCACAGTGCAGCCTGGCCAGAATTTCCACATGTTCACAAAGGAAGAACTTGAAGAGGTTATCAAGGACATTTAA